Proteins encoded in a region of the Streptococcus sanguinis genome:
- a CDS encoding MmcQ/YjbR family DNA-binding protein: MLELFEKYKANPDKLQTYGFKESDGAYRFSQKIMKGDFRLEITISDGKLDYQVFDYDTDDAYLQVKMEQVTGEFVGQVREACQAVLLAIRQHCFDEVGFLYEQSKRLRDHAAEVYQGQIEYLWEKSSRKSSTKAGVFRHQDSKKWYGAFLTTDWSKFEAERSGAIEVLNVKNDHVAELIQKKGIYPAFHMNKKYWLSLPLDDSLSDQEIFDLLAVSYQLTSKK, encoded by the coding sequence ATGTTGGAACTATTTGAAAAATACAAGGCTAATCCAGACAAGCTTCAGACTTACGGCTTTAAGGAGTCTGATGGAGCTTACCGTTTCTCGCAGAAGATTATGAAGGGTGACTTTCGCTTGGAAATAACTATCAGCGATGGGAAGCTAGACTATCAGGTCTTTGACTATGATACTGATGACGCCTATCTGCAGGTCAAGATGGAGCAAGTGACGGGTGAGTTTGTCGGTCAAGTTCGTGAAGCTTGTCAGGCAGTACTGCTGGCTATCCGTCAGCACTGTTTTGATGAGGTTGGCTTTCTCTATGAGCAGAGTAAGCGACTGCGGGATCATGCGGCTGAGGTTTATCAGGGGCAAATAGAGTACCTCTGGGAGAAGTCGTCCAGAAAGAGCTCGACTAAAGCAGGGGTTTTCCGCCACCAAGACAGTAAAAAGTGGTATGGGGCTTTTCTGACCACAGACTGGTCTAAGTTTGAAGCAGAGCGAAGCGGCGCTATTGAGGTGCTGAATGTTAAGAATGACCATGTGGCAGAGCTGATTCAGAAAAAGGGGATTTACCCGGCCTTTCACATGAATAAGAAATATTGGCTCAGTCTGCCCTTGGATGATAGCCTGAGCGATCAGGAAATCTTTGATTTACTGGCTGTTAGTTACCAGCTGACCAGTAAAAAATAG
- a CDS encoding PLP-dependent aminotransferase family protein yields the protein MSYNMKKLNLYGDSFMVKAKYQRIVDKITKDIKEGKLATGQKIPSVRKLAERYHCSKDTAQKALIELKYQKYIYAVPKSGYYVLENAQEEKQDLELPVRDDRHQAYEDFRLCVNETLIGRENYLFNYYPQQEGLEDLRRSVQKLMLDSAVYASRDQLVLTSGTQQALYILSQIEFPNQKERILVEQPTYHRINDLLLAQKLPYKTIERTPQGINLQELERIFQSGKIKFFYTIPRFHYPLGHSYTRQDKEEILRLAQLYDVYIVEDDYLSDFDSRRELTFHYLDNSQRVIYIKSFSTSLFPALRITALLLPPQIQKTFIAYKSAVDYDSNLIMQKALSLYIDSLMFEKNRLALLQLQEEEARKAQILLEQAQLPLASYLTKDGILLDLRSLSSVSALKHSSLSLDFFEQSYLASCPYQYAKLPYDNLEENIEKLKDYLK from the coding sequence ATGAGTTACAATATGAAAAAATTAAATCTGTATGGGGACAGTTTTATGGTTAAAGCAAAATACCAACGCATCGTTGATAAGATTACTAAAGATATAAAAGAGGGAAAATTGGCTACTGGTCAGAAAATCCCTTCTGTCCGCAAGCTGGCAGAGCGTTATCACTGCAGTAAGGATACCGCGCAAAAGGCTCTGATTGAGCTCAAGTATCAGAAGTACATCTATGCCGTTCCCAAAAGCGGCTACTATGTACTGGAAAATGCTCAGGAAGAAAAGCAGGATTTGGAGCTGCCTGTGAGGGATGATCGCCACCAAGCCTACGAGGATTTCCGACTCTGTGTGAATGAAACTCTGATTGGCCGGGAAAATTATCTCTTCAACTATTACCCTCAGCAGGAAGGACTGGAGGATTTGCGTCGCTCCGTGCAAAAGCTAATGCTGGACTCTGCTGTCTATGCTTCTAGGGATCAGCTGGTACTGACTTCCGGTACCCAGCAGGCTCTCTATATCCTTTCACAGATTGAATTTCCCAATCAAAAAGAGCGTATCTTGGTGGAGCAGCCGACCTACCATCGGATTAATGATCTTCTGCTAGCGCAAAAACTTCCTTATAAAACCATTGAAAGAACACCGCAAGGAATTAATCTGCAAGAACTTGAGAGGATTTTTCAAAGCGGAAAGATCAAGTTTTTCTACACTATTCCTCGCTTTCACTATCCCTTGGGCCACTCATACACTCGGCAGGACAAGGAAGAGATTCTTCGGCTAGCCCAGCTCTATGATGTCTATATTGTAGAGGATGACTACCTATCAGACTTTGATAGCCGGCGGGAGTTAACCTTTCATTATCTAGACAATAGCCAGCGGGTCATCTACATCAAGTCCTTTTCTACCAGCCTTTTCCCAGCCCTGAGGATTACCGCCCTGCTCCTTCCGCCTCAGATTCAAAAGACCTTCATCGCTTACAAAAGCGCCGTGGACTACGACAGCAACCTCATCATGCAAAAGGCCCTATCGCTTTACATCGACAGTCTCATGTTTGAAAAAAATAGGCTGGCGCTGCTGCAGCTTCAAGAAGAGGAAGCAAGAAAAGCCCAAATACTACTGGAGCAAGCTCAGCTGCCACTAGCCAGCTATCTGACCAAGGACGGCATTCTGTTAGACTTGAGGTCACTTTCTTCCGTCAGTGCTCTCAAACACAGCAGCCTGTCGCTTGACTTCTTTGAACAGAGCTACCTTGCTAGCTGCCCTTACCAGTATGCTAAGCTGCCTTACGATAACTTAGAAGAAAATATAGAGAAATTAAAAGACTATTTAAAATAG
- a CDS encoding copper homeostasis protein CutC: protein MLYEFCAENVTLLEKAMKAGAQRIELCDNLAVGGTTPSYGVIQAAVDLAKLYGATVMTMIRPRGGDFVYTDLEIEIMLADIQKAKEAGSQGVVFGVLTEKNEIDVPKMQRLLEACKGLEVVFHMAFDAIPAEYQFGEMDWLIENGVQRILTHGGPASEPIEEHFAWLDELIEHAADRIDIMPGGGIHLGNRQEVIDSLAVDQLHGTKIVF, encoded by the coding sequence ATGCTTTATGAATTTTGTGCGGAAAATGTAACCTTGTTAGAAAAGGCTATGAAGGCGGGAGCCCAGCGGATTGAGCTCTGTGATAATCTGGCTGTCGGTGGTACGACGCCCAGCTATGGCGTAATTCAAGCAGCAGTTGACTTGGCCAAGCTTTATGGTGCGACTGTGATGACTATGATTCGGCCTCGGGGCGGTGATTTTGTTTACACTGACCTTGAGATTGAGATTATGCTGGCTGATATCCAAAAAGCCAAGGAAGCCGGCAGTCAGGGAGTCGTTTTTGGTGTCTTGACGGAGAAGAACGAAATAGATGTTCCGAAGATGCAGCGGCTGCTAGAGGCTTGCAAGGGACTCGAAGTAGTCTTTCACATGGCTTTTGATGCGATACCGGCTGAATACCAGTTTGGCGAAATGGATTGGCTGATTGAGAATGGTGTCCAGCGAATTTTGACCCACGGAGGTCCTGCTAGTGAGCCGATTGAGGAGCACTTTGCTTGGCTGGACGAATTAATCGAGCATGCTGCTGATCGGATTGATATCATGCCGGGTGGTGGCATTCATTTGGGCAATCGTCAGGAAGTTATAGATAGTCTGGCAGTAGACCAGCTTCATGGAACTAAAATTGTATTTTAA
- a CDS encoding ABC transporter ATP-binding protein, which translates to MKKKATFHRLLGYMWRYRIVSSMALTFILLTTLVTTALPLLARYFIDQFIGRNQAWAGLPFLALYYGLFLLRVLFTFLGKYFFARVAQSVVRDLRQESFANIQRLQMAYFDKTPAGAIVSRLTNDTQAVADMFSEIFSNFLSSLLILVVTLSAMFALNWQLTLMIALFLPLMAASILLYQHLSNRQLKQVRNKLSDLNVKLSESIEGMRIIQAFGQEKRLLREFEEINGQHLGFTNRYLNINSLFLRPAMSLLKILAYGVILTYFGLTWQVVGITAGIMYAFIQYVNQLFNPLIDVMQNYSVLQTSMVAAERVFEIMDRTDYEPEQANQDLQIQDGSIEFKHVSFSYDGKRDVLQDISFSVKKGQTIAFVGSTGSGKSSIINLFLRFYEFERGQILIDGRVIKDYSQAELRRKIGLVLQDPFLYHGTVASNIQLYQEQLMREDIIESAKFVDAHSFISQLPQGYDAPVTERGATFSSGQRQLLAFARTIATKPKILILDEATANIDSETEELIQTSLRKMRRGRTTIAIAHRLSTIQDADCIYVLDKGRIIESGSHEELLAQDGTYKKMYQLQAGMMES; encoded by the coding sequence ATGAAAAAGAAAGCAACTTTTCATCGCCTCCTAGGCTATATGTGGCGCTACAGGATAGTGAGCAGCATGGCCTTGACCTTCATCCTGCTGACGACTCTGGTCACAACGGCATTGCCGCTCTTGGCCCGCTATTTTATTGATCAGTTTATCGGCCGTAATCAAGCTTGGGCTGGCCTGCCTTTCCTGGCTCTTTACTATGGTCTTTTCCTCTTGCGGGTACTTTTTACCTTCTTGGGAAAGTATTTCTTTGCGCGTGTGGCTCAAAGTGTGGTTCGGGACCTGCGACAGGAAAGCTTTGCCAATATCCAGCGTCTGCAAATGGCTTATTTTGATAAAACGCCAGCTGGTGCTATCGTTTCCCGCCTGACCAATGATACTCAGGCAGTAGCAGATATGTTCAGTGAGATTTTTTCTAATTTTTTGAGCTCTTTGCTGATTTTAGTTGTTACTTTGAGCGCTATGTTTGCCCTCAACTGGCAATTGACCTTGATGATCGCTCTCTTTTTGCCTCTGATGGCAGCATCTATCTTGCTCTATCAGCATTTATCCAATCGTCAGCTCAAGCAGGTCCGTAATAAGCTCAGCGATTTGAATGTCAAGCTATCTGAGAGTATCGAGGGAATGCGGATTATTCAGGCATTTGGGCAAGAGAAGCGCTTGCTGAGAGAATTTGAAGAAATTAACGGTCAACATTTAGGCTTTACCAATCGCTATCTCAATATCAACAGTCTCTTTCTGAGACCGGCCATGTCCCTACTGAAAATCTTGGCTTATGGAGTGATTCTGACTTACTTTGGCTTGACTTGGCAAGTGGTGGGAATTACGGCTGGTATTATGTATGCCTTTATCCAGTATGTCAATCAGCTTTTTAATCCTTTGATTGATGTTATGCAGAATTACTCTGTTTTACAGACATCTATGGTTGCTGCGGAACGGGTTTTTGAAATTATGGACCGCACTGACTACGAGCCTGAGCAGGCTAATCAAGACCTGCAAATCCAAGATGGCAGTATCGAATTCAAGCATGTTTCCTTTTCTTATGATGGGAAGCGTGATGTTTTGCAGGATATCTCCTTTTCTGTCAAAAAAGGCCAGACGATTGCCTTTGTGGGCTCGACTGGCTCTGGCAAGTCCTCTATTATCAATCTTTTCCTGCGTTTTTATGAGTTTGAGCGGGGACAAATTTTGATTGATGGCCGTGTCATTAAAGACTATAGTCAGGCGGAGCTGCGACGAAAGATTGGCCTTGTTTTGCAGGATCCCTTCCTTTATCACGGCACCGTTGCTTCCAATATTCAGCTTTACCAAGAGCAGCTGATGCGAGAAGACATCATAGAATCGGCTAAGTTTGTAGATGCTCATAGCTTTATCAGTCAGCTCCCTCAAGGATATGACGCCCCTGTGACTGAGCGGGGAGCGACATTTTCCAGCGGTCAACGGCAGCTTCTAGCCTTTGCTAGGACCATCGCAACCAAGCCTAAAATCTTGATTTTGGATGAGGCGACAGCCAATATTGATTCAGAAACAGAGGAGCTGATTCAAACCTCACTGAGAAAGATGCGGCGGGGACGGACGACCATTGCCATCGCCCACCGTCTGTCTACCATTCAGGATGCCGACTGCATCTATGTCTTAGATAAGGGGCGCATTATCGAATCCGGCAGCCACGAAGAATTATTAGCTCAAGATGGAACCTATAAGAAGATGTACCAACTGCAGGCTGGAATGATGGAGTCTTGA
- a CDS encoding dTDP-4-dehydrorhamnose 3,5-epimerase family protein yields MTEQFFDKELAAREVPGIPGMLEFDIPVRGDNRGWFKENFQKEKMLPLGFPESFFAEGKLQNNVSFSRKNVLRGLHAEPWDKYISVADDGKVLGSWVDLREGETFGNTYQTVIDASKGIFVPRGVANGFQVLSDTVSYSYLVNDYWALELKPKYAFVNYADPALGIQWENLEAAEVSEADKNHPLLKDVKPLRKEDL; encoded by the coding sequence ATGACTGAACAATTTTTTGATAAGGAATTAGCAGCGCGTGAGGTTCCTGGAATCCCTGGAATGCTGGAATTTGATATCCCTGTACGCGGGGACAACCGAGGCTGGTTTAAGGAGAATTTCCAAAAGGAAAAAATGCTGCCGCTAGGCTTTCCTGAAAGCTTCTTTGCAGAAGGAAAACTGCAAAATAATGTCAGCTTTTCTCGTAAAAATGTCCTGCGAGGTCTTCATGCTGAGCCTTGGGATAAGTACATCTCTGTTGCAGATGACGGTAAGGTGCTGGGGTCTTGGGTCGACCTGCGTGAGGGTGAGACCTTTGGTAACACCTACCAGACCGTAATCGATGCCAGCAAGGGGATTTTTGTGCCACGTGGCGTCGCCAACGGCTTCCAAGTCCTTTCTGATACTGTTTCCTATAGCTATCTGGTCAATGACTATTGGGCTTTGGAACTCAAACCCAAGTATGCCTTTGTTAACTATGCAGACCCAGCTTTAGGCATCCAGTGGGAAAACCTAGAAGCAGCAGAAGTCTCAGAAGCAGACAAGAACCATCCGCTACTTAAGGATGTCAAACCTCTAAGAAAAGAAGATTTGTAA
- a CDS encoding pyridoxamine kinase, translating into MKTKTVILATDISGLGKVAATAALPLFAICQLEVALLPTMILSSHTGGFSNIYIDDYTHGMLAFLKQWQSLEFNFSALITGYLKSDIQVENLLRFKEEKSLPLIVDPIMGDKGTFYQGFSDAHLDHMRRLCQHADLVLPNLTEACLLLEEPYEDSLSEDRWEDYCKRLAELGPSKVLLTGLPMKENQIGVAYFDAGTEGFNLFSSPSLPQQFFGTGDILTTLVAAAFVQEVDIKQALPVILKFIEKSLELSFKEQIDPKKGVFYQPYLGELFADFQALMEEKDEETNTRFANLNHD; encoded by the coding sequence ATGAAAACAAAAACAGTCATTCTGGCCACAGATATTTCTGGCTTAGGTAAGGTTGCCGCAACAGCTGCCCTGCCGCTTTTTGCAATTTGCCAGCTAGAAGTCGCCCTGTTGCCAACCATGATTTTGTCGTCCCATACAGGTGGTTTTTCAAATATCTATATAGATGATTACACGCATGGGATGCTTGCTTTTTTGAAACAATGGCAGAGCCTAGAGTTCAACTTTTCAGCTCTGATAACAGGATATTTGAAGTCTGATATTCAGGTGGAAAATTTGCTGCGCTTTAAAGAGGAAAAAAGCTTGCCCCTTATCGTGGATCCTATCATGGGGGATAAGGGAACTTTTTATCAGGGATTTTCAGATGCCCATCTAGACCATATGCGTCGCCTCTGCCAGCATGCTGATTTAGTTTTGCCCAATTTGACGGAAGCCTGTTTGTTATTGGAAGAACCCTACGAAGATAGTTTATCAGAAGATAGATGGGAGGACTACTGCAAGCGTTTGGCTGAGTTAGGACCGAGCAAGGTCTTGCTAACTGGCTTGCCCATGAAAGAGAATCAGATTGGTGTGGCCTATTTTGATGCGGGAACAGAAGGGTTTAACCTCTTTTCCAGTCCATCTCTGCCCCAGCAATTTTTTGGAACGGGTGATATATTGACGACACTTGTGGCTGCGGCTTTTGTTCAGGAGGTTGATATCAAGCAAGCCCTGCCTGTGATTTTGAAGTTTATTGAAAAGAGCTTGGAACTTAGCTTTAAAGAGCAAATAGATCCAAAGAAGGGCGTTTTTTACCAGCCCTACCTAGGAGAGCTTTTTGCTGATTTTCAAGCCTTGATGGAGGAAAAAGATGAAGAAACAAACACTCGATTTGCAAACCTTAACCATGATTAG
- a CDS encoding ECF transporter S component, whose amino-acid sequence MKKQTLDLQTLTMISLFAALIFLSIQFFKIPVGAQFIHFGNALVVVGCLIFGSKLGFLAAAIGLGIFDLLNGYAAEIPIILLEALAVAVVIHFLYEGLFQRKDKLRNILVTAVAAALVKIVLNIFKYTLTGTLFGWSSLPAAFLLAVAKITGTFGSSLATVIAVPILYPIFQQVRKAHKQRKTVEKQG is encoded by the coding sequence ATGAAGAAACAAACACTCGATTTGCAAACCTTAACCATGATTAGTTTATTTGCTGCTTTGATTTTTCTGAGCATTCAGTTTTTTAAAATTCCTGTCGGAGCTCAGTTTATTCACTTTGGGAATGCACTGGTGGTAGTGGGCTGTCTGATTTTTGGTAGTAAACTCGGCTTTTTAGCAGCCGCTATCGGATTGGGAATATTTGACTTGCTGAATGGTTACGCAGCGGAAATCCCAATTATCTTGTTAGAAGCACTTGCGGTGGCCGTGGTGATTCATTTTCTGTATGAAGGACTCTTTCAGAGAAAGGATAAACTAAGAAATATTCTTGTGACAGCAGTAGCTGCAGCTTTGGTGAAAATTGTGCTCAATATCTTCAAGTACACTCTGACAGGAACACTGTTTGGTTGGAGTAGCTTACCAGCAGCATTTTTGCTGGCAGTAGCTAAGATTACTGGTACATTTGGCTCCAGTCTAGCGACAGTCATCGCTGTCCCAATCTTATATCCAATCTTTCAGCAAGTTAGAAAAGCACACAAGCAAAGAAAGACTGTAGAAAAGCAGGGATGA
- the rfbB gene encoding dTDP-glucose 4,6-dehydratase, producing MTEYKKIIVTGGAGFIGSNFVHYVYNNFPDVHVTVLDKLTYAGNRANIEEILGDRVELVVGDIADAVLVDKLAAEVDAIVHYAAESHNDNSLNDPSPFIHTNFIGTYTLLEAARKYDIRFHHVSTDEVYGDLPLREDLPGHGEGPGEKFTAETKYNPSSPYSSTKAASDLIVKAWVRSFGVKATISNCSNNYGPYQHIEKFIPRQITNILSGIKPKLYGEGKNVRDWIHTNDHSSGVWTILTKGQIGETYLIGADGEKNNKEVLELILKEMGQPADAYDHVTDRAGHDLRYAIDASKLRDELGWKPEFTNFEAGLKETIKWYTDNQDWWKSEKEAVEANYAKTQEVIK from the coding sequence ATGACTGAATACAAAAAAATTATCGTGACAGGTGGAGCTGGTTTTATCGGTTCTAACTTTGTCCACTATGTTTACAACAACTTTCCAGATGTCCATGTGACAGTGTTGGACAAGCTGACTTACGCGGGGAATCGTGCTAATATTGAAGAAATTTTAGGCGACCGTGTTGAGCTGGTTGTTGGAGATATCGCTGATGCAGTCTTGGTAGATAAGCTGGCAGCTGAAGTGGATGCTATCGTTCACTACGCAGCAGAAAGCCACAATGATAACTCGCTCAATGATCCGAGTCCATTCATTCATACCAACTTCATCGGAACTTACACACTTTTGGAAGCAGCTCGTAAATACGACATTCGTTTCCACCATGTCTCAACTGATGAAGTTTATGGCGACCTGCCTCTACGCGAAGACTTGCCAGGTCATGGAGAAGGACCAGGCGAGAAATTTACGGCTGAAACAAAGTACAATCCAAGTTCACCTTACTCATCTACCAAGGCAGCTTCAGACTTAATTGTTAAAGCTTGGGTACGCTCGTTTGGTGTCAAAGCGACTATTTCTAACTGTTCAAACAACTATGGTCCTTACCAGCACATCGAGAAGTTCATTCCGCGCCAGATCACCAATATCCTGAGTGGTATCAAGCCAAAACTCTACGGTGAAGGGAAAAACGTCCGTGACTGGATTCATACCAATGACCATTCATCAGGCGTCTGGACAATTCTGACCAAGGGTCAAATCGGTGAAACTTACTTGATTGGTGCTGATGGTGAGAAGAATAATAAGGAAGTGCTGGAGCTGATTCTCAAGGAAATGGGACAGCCAGCTGATGCTTATGATCATGTGACAGATCGTGCCGGCCACGACCTCCGCTATGCCATTGATGCCAGCAAGCTTCGCGATGAGCTAGGATGGAAGCCAGAGTTTACCAACTTTGAAGCAGGTCTCAAAGAGACTATCAAGTGGTACACGGATAACCAAGACTGGTGGAAATCTGAAAAAGAAGCAGTCGAAGCCAACTATGCTAAGACTCAGGAAGTGATTAAGTAA
- a CDS encoding ABC transporter ATP-binding protein: MNLIRKLAWFFKLEKRRYIIGILALSLVSVFNLIPPRVIGQVIDRVASKHLTSQELLFNLLLLIASAFIMYGLRYVWRLYILGTSNNLGRNLRSRLFEHFTHMSPSFYQKYRTGDLMAHATNDINAVVSLAGGGVMSAVDASITALVTLLTMFFILDWRLTLIAIVPMPFLSWGTGLIGRKNHESFKAAQEAFSDLNNKVQESVSGIRVTKSFGYQEAETQSFAQTNQEVYEKNVLAAKYDSLFDPLVLLFIGLSYVLTLIFGGIFISQGQFTIGELVTFITYLDMLVWPLQATGYLFNIGQRGAVSYERIEKLLTQESDVKEVEQPLSHAENGRLDYDIQKFAYAEETSLSDIHFSIEQGQTLGIVGQTGSGKTTLLRLLLREQDIQEGAIYLNCHDIREYRLKDLRRLIGYVPQEQMLFALSIRDNIRFANPQLTDSQVLAAAQLCGVYEDIQAMPEGLDTVVGERGLSLSGGQKQRLAMSRAIITNPEILILDDSLSAVDAKTEHLILENLKSERAGKTTIITAHRLSALVHADLILVMEEGRIKERGTHQELLEQKGWYAQTYHNQQLAESLKEED; the protein is encoded by the coding sequence ATGAACCTTATTAGAAAATTAGCCTGGTTTTTTAAGTTGGAAAAGCGGCGCTATATCATCGGTATCTTGGCCTTGTCCTTGGTCAGTGTCTTCAATCTGATACCGCCCAGAGTCATCGGTCAGGTTATTGACCGAGTTGCTAGCAAACATCTGACTTCTCAAGAGTTGCTCTTTAATTTGCTGTTGCTGATTGCTTCAGCTTTTATCATGTACGGTCTGCGCTATGTCTGGCGCCTTTATATCTTAGGGACATCCAATAATCTGGGACGGAATCTGCGCTCTCGATTGTTCGAGCATTTTACTCACATGTCTCCCTCTTTTTATCAGAAATATCGAACAGGGGACTTGATGGCTCATGCAACCAATGATATCAATGCGGTTGTCAGTTTGGCTGGTGGCGGAGTCATGTCAGCTGTGGATGCTTCTATTACAGCCTTGGTGACCCTGCTGACTATGTTTTTCATTTTGGACTGGCGGCTGACTTTGATTGCCATTGTGCCCATGCCTTTCTTGTCCTGGGGAACGGGCTTGATTGGCCGAAAAAATCATGAAAGTTTTAAGGCTGCTCAAGAGGCTTTTTCGGATTTGAACAATAAGGTTCAGGAGAGCGTTTCAGGGATTCGAGTGACCAAGTCCTTTGGCTATCAGGAAGCGGAAACTCAGTCTTTTGCACAGACCAATCAAGAGGTTTACGAAAAAAACGTTTTGGCTGCCAAGTACGATTCACTTTTTGACCCCTTGGTTTTGCTTTTTATCGGCCTTTCTTATGTTTTGACCTTAATTTTCGGTGGAATTTTTATCTCCCAAGGGCAGTTTACCATAGGAGAGTTGGTTACTTTTATCACTTATCTGGATATGTTGGTTTGGCCGCTGCAGGCTACAGGCTATCTTTTTAACATCGGCCAGCGAGGGGCTGTTTCCTATGAACGGATTGAGAAACTGCTGACTCAGGAGTCAGATGTCAAGGAAGTTGAACAACCCCTTTCTCATGCGGAAAATGGTCGATTGGACTATGACATTCAGAAGTTTGCTTATGCAGAGGAGACTAGTTTATCGGATATTCATTTTTCCATTGAGCAAGGACAGACACTGGGAATTGTCGGACAGACGGGCTCAGGGAAGACCACTCTTCTGCGCTTGCTGCTGCGGGAGCAGGATATCCAGGAGGGGGCTATCTATCTGAATTGCCATGATATCCGAGAGTACCGCCTCAAAGACCTGCGTCGTCTTATCGGCTATGTACCACAGGAACAGATGCTTTTTGCTCTGTCCATTCGGGACAATATCCGCTTTGCTAATCCCCAGCTGACAGATAGTCAGGTTCTAGCTGCCGCTCAACTCTGCGGTGTTTATGAGGATATTCAGGCTATGCCAGAGGGGCTGGATACGGTTGTAGGCGAGCGGGGCTTGTCTCTATCGGGTGGACAGAAGCAGCGCTTGGCGATGAGTCGGGCTATTATTACCAATCCTGAAATTCTGATTTTGGATGACTCCCTGTCGGCTGTTGATGCCAAGACGGAGCACCTGATTTTGGAAAATCTAAAGTCAGAGCGTGCTGGCAAGACAACCATCATCACAGCTCATCGGCTGTCGGCCTTGGTGCATGCAGACCTGATTTTGGTTATGGAAGAGGGACGGATCAAGGAGCGGGGTACTCACCAAGAGCTATTGGAGCAAAAGGGCTGGTATGCTCAGACATACCATAATCAGCAGTTGGCAGAGAGCTTGAAGGAGGAAGATTAA
- the rfbA gene encoding glucose-1-phosphate thymidylyltransferase RfbA yields MKGIILAGGSGTRLYPLTRAASKQLMPVYDKPMIYYPLSTLMLAGIKDILIISTPTDLPRFEDLLGDGSEFGIKLSYAEQPSPDGLAQAFIIGADFIGDDRVALILGDNIYHGPGLSKMLQNAAAKEKGATVFGYHVKDPERFGVVEFDENMNAISIEEKPEQPRSNYAVTGLYFYDNDVVEIAKNIKPSPRGELEITDVNKAYLDRGDLSVELMGRGFAWLDTGTHESLLEAAQYIETVQRMQNVQVANLEEIAYRMGYITKEQVHELAQPLKKNEYGHYLLRLIGEE; encoded by the coding sequence ATGAAAGGTATTATTCTTGCAGGTGGTTCTGGTACACGTTTGTATCCATTGACCCGCGCTGCGTCAAAACAGCTCATGCCGGTTTATGACAAACCCATGATTTATTATCCACTGTCAACTCTTATGCTGGCTGGTATCAAGGACATCTTGATTATCTCCACTCCGACGGATCTGCCTCGTTTTGAGGATCTGCTGGGAGATGGATCTGAGTTCGGTATCAAGCTTTCTTATGCAGAGCAGCCAAGTCCGGATGGATTGGCACAAGCCTTTATCATTGGGGCTGATTTTATTGGAGATGACCGCGTGGCGCTGATTCTTGGGGATAATATCTACCATGGACCAGGTCTGAGTAAAATGCTCCAAAATGCTGCTGCTAAGGAAAAAGGAGCAACTGTTTTTGGCTACCATGTTAAGGATCCAGAACGCTTTGGTGTTGTAGAATTTGATGAAAATATGAATGCTATCTCCATCGAAGAAAAACCGGAACAACCGCGCTCTAACTATGCAGTGACAGGACTGTACTTCTACGATAACGATGTCGTCGAAATTGCCAAGAACATCAAACCAAGTCCTCGCGGTGAGTTGGAAATCACAGATGTCAACAAGGCCTACTTGGATCGTGGTGATTTGTCTGTTGAGCTCATGGGACGTGGTTTCGCTTGGTTGGATACAGGAACTCACGAAAGTCTCTTAGAAGCCGCTCAATATATCGAAACGGTTCAGCGGATGCAGAACGTTCAGGTGGCAAATCTGGAAGAAATTGCCTATCGTATGGGCTATATCACTAAAGAGCAAGTGCATGAATTGGCGCAGCCATTGAAAAAGAATGAATATGGCCACTATCTCTTGCGCTTGATTGGAGAAGAATAA